ACCGAGTGAGGCTCAGAGCGCCGAATATCAGGAGTTCTGGTCGCGGCTGAGGAGCGGCGAGTTCCAGTCGGGTGAATACAGGCGGTTTGGGAAGGACGGCAATGAGGTCTGGATCCAGGCCACTTACAACGCTGTTTTGGGTCGAGGCGGAAAACCCTCCAAAATTGTAAAATGTGCAACGGACATTACCGAAGCCACATTGAAGGCTATGGAGGATGGCGCCAAGCTTGAAGCCATATCTCGTGCGCAGGCAATCATCGAATTCGATCCGACCGGCGTGATCCTGACCGCCAATGAGAATTTCTGTGCAACCGTTGGATACGGGCTGGAAGAGATCGTCGGTCAACATCACCGGATGTTTGTTGATCCCGAATATGCAAAGCAGCCCGAATATGACGCGTTCTGGAAGAGGCTGGCGGAGGGCGAATTTGTTGCTGAAGAGTTCAAGCGCTTCGGTAAGGGAAACAAGGAAATCTGGATCCAGGCCTCCTACAACCCGATTTTCGACGCGGACGGCAAAGTCATCAAAGTCGTCAAGTTCGCGACGGATATCACGGGCCGCGTGCATGCCGTCAACGAAATCGGCAAAAGTCTGACAAGGCTGGCGGAAGGAGATCTTCTGCAGCGCATCGAAGAGCCCTTCATCCCTTCGCTTGACAGTCTGAGAAGCGATTTCAACAACTCTGTCGAGAGGCTTGAGGCGGCGCTGAACCAGGTCGGGCTGAATGCCTCGGTGATCATGGGCGGAACGTCGGAGATAAAATCAGCGTCGGACGAGTTGGCAAGGCGGACGGAACAGCAGGCAGCATCGGTGGAAGAGACCGCTGCCGCGGTGGAGCAGATTGCCGCCACGGTAAAGACAACGGCGCAGCGTGCCGAAGAGGCAGGAAACCTCTCTCAAACGACCAAGTCGGAAGCAGAGAAGTCCGGTTCTGTCGTAGATGAAGCGGTTCTCGCGATGGATGAAATCAAGGACTCGTCCGACAAGATCGCCAACATCATCGGGATGATCGACGATATCGCCTTCCAGACCAATCTTCTTGCGCTGAACGCGGGCGTGGAAGCGGCACGGGCAGGTGAAGCAGGCAAGGGTTTTGCCGTTGTTGCGCAGGAGGTGCGCGAACTCGCTCAGCGCTCGGCATCAGCCGCAAAGGACATAAGGGCCCTGATCACCACATCCGGCGGACAGGTACAGTCGGGCGTTGATCTGGTTGCCGAAACGGGGCAGGCCCTGAAGTCCATCGTCAGCTCAATCGTTGAAGTGACCGACCATGTGTCGGCGATTGTCGAAGCATCGCAGGAGCAGTCCAACGGGCTGGATGAAATCAATCGCGCAGTCAACACGATTGATGAGGGCACACAGCAGAACGCCGCCATGGCCGAAGAGGCAACCGCCGCCAGCCATACGCTGGAATCGGAGGCGGTGGCCCTGTCGAATATGCTCAAACAGTTCAGGCTCACGGCCGCCAAATCGATTGCAGCAAAGACCGAAGTCCCGCAATCGTCGCCGGCCAAACCTGCCGCAGCAGCAATGCCTGCGTTTGACGGCAATGCGGCAGTCGACAGTGATAACTGGGCGGAATTTTGATCAACACAAGGCGCGCGACAGCTCTGTCGCGCGTTCCGTTTTGGCTTTCACGCCTCTTCCTGCATCCTCATGATCCGCCAGTTGCCGTGACGTATTGCCGCTGATGTCGATAGCGCAACCGCGGTTGAACGTTGTTATCCAGTCAAACGAACCGGTGCACTGCCGTTGCCGGCAGAGCTTGCCCGGCGGCGAGCCCGATTGTGCCTATTGGAGAAACACATGCCTGTCATTCATGATGCCGTCAGCCAGATCAACGGTATTGTCTGGGGCGTGCCGATGTTGGTTCTCCTTCTCGGCGTCGGCATATACCTGACGGTTGGTTTGAGGCTCCTGACACTTTTCAGGCTCCCGCTCGGCTTCCGACTGCTTCGCAAGGGCCTGGCACTAGGAGACGGCGAGGGCGAGATCAGCCCGTTTAATGCGCTGATGACATCTTTGGCGGCAACGATTGGTACCGGCAACATTGCCGGGGTTGCAACGGCTATTTTCCTGGGTGGTCCGGGTGCGATTTTCTGGATGTGGATGACGGCGCTTGTCGGAATGGCAACCAAATATGCCGAAGCCGTCTGCGCGGTGCACTACCGCAAGGAGGATGAACGCGGCAAGCATGTCGGCGGGCCGATGTACTACATCCGCTACGGGCTTGGCGAAAACTGGAAATGGCTTGCCGCGTGTTTTGCCCTTCTCGCCGGCATTGCAGGGTTCGGCATCGGCAATCTGGTCCAGTCAAACTCGATCGCTCACGCGCTTGAGGTGAATTTCAGCGTGCCGCCCTGGCTGACCGGTATGGTTCTTGTGTGTCTGGCGGGTGCCGTCCTGGTCGGCGGCATCGAGCGGATTGCGACCGTGGCCGGCAGGTTGGTGCCGCTTATGGCGGTGGCCTATATTCTGGTTTCTCTTGTTGTGCTGGTGATCCACGCGGCGGAGATCCCTGCTGCGTTTGGACTGATTTTCACACATGCGTTCTCACCAACGGCCGCCACCGGTGGATTTGCCGGAGCGGCGGTTTGGGCGGCCATTCGGTTTGGTGTTGCGCGGGGCATCTTCTCAAATGAAGCGGGGCTGGGCTCCGCTCCGATTGCCCACGCTGCGGCAAAGACCAAGGGGCCGGTCAGTCAGGGGCTGATCGCCATGCTTGGTACCTTCATCGATACGATTATCGTGTGCTCCTTTACCGCGCTTGCCATCATCGTGACCGGTGCGTGGACGAGCGGCGAGACCGGTGCGGCTTTGACATCACATGCTTTCAGCCTCGCCTTGCCCGGCCTTGGAGGGTACATCATCGCGATCTCGCTTGCGGTCTTTGCGTTTACCACCATGCTCGGCTGGAGCTATTACTGCGAGCGGTCCTTCCAGTATCTCATGGGTGTCCGGATCATCATGCCGTTCAGGATTGCGTGGTCTCTTGCGGCCTTAGTCGGCGCAACATCGCAACTGGGCTTTGTGTGGCTGCTTGCCGATACGCTGAATGCTTTCATGGCGATCCCGAACCTCATTGCCCTGGTTCTGTTGAGTCCTGTCGTTTTCAGGCTGACGCGTCAGTTTTTCGATACGCGTGGTGGTTCCGAAAACAATCCCTTCTGAGGCCGCGGGCTGTCGTCTGATGCGATTCGCACAAGATCCGGATGCCAGGGCAATTATTCCATGGTTTTGCAGGTGTTGACGGGTTTGCCGCGGCTCATCTAGATATGAGGCTTCCATGACTGCTGAACCACGCTCACTACTGACCTCGATGTTTGATGCCGCAATTGCGGCTGCGGACCCCGATTTGACCATTCGCGCCCATCTTCCCCGGCGTCAAAGGGGACGCACGGTGGTCGTTGGGGCAGGCAAGGGCGTTGCCCAGCTTGCCCGTGCATTGGAAAATCACTGGGATGGGCCGCTCGAAGGCGTGGTCGTGACGCGTTACGGGTTCGGCGTTGACTGCCGGCAGATCAAGGTCCTGGAGGCAGCGCATCCTGTTCCGGATGAAGCCGGGCTGGATGGAGCGACGCGATTGCTTGAGGCGGTGAGAGGGCTCGGACCGGACGATCTGGTCATCGCTCTGATATGTGGCGGCGCTTCGGCACTTCTTCCCTGTCCCGCCGACGGCTTGTCGCTGAACGAGGAAATCGAAGTCAACCGGGCTCTTCTTGCATCCGGCGCGCCGATTTCGGCGATGAATGCAATCCGAAAGCAGATTTCGAAGATCAAGGGAGGGCGGCTGGCAGCGGCAGCACATCCGGCGCGGGTCGTCAGTCTGATTGTATCCGATATTCCCGGAGACAATCCCGCCGATGTCGGATCAGGCCCGACGGTTGCCGATGCGACAACTGCACTGGATGCGCTTGGCGCGGTCGAGCGCTACCGGATTGCTCTGCCTTCCAGGATCATTTCGCATATCAAAGACGCGCGTTCGCCGGCTCCGGCACCTGAGGATCCGGCATTGCAAGACCATGAACATGCGGTCATCGCCTCGGCCGGTGTGTCGCTTGAGGCGGCAGCGAAAAAGGCACGGGAAATGGGTCTTGAAGCGGCAATCCTGTCGGACTCCATTGAAGGTGAGGCACGGGAATCGGCGCATGTGCATGCCGCAATGGCAAGGGAGATCGTCATGCGCAACCGGCCTTTCAAAAAGCCGATTGTTCTGCTTTCCGGCGGGGAAACGACGGTAACGCTCAGAGGCGAAGGAAAGGGTGGGCGCAACACCGAATTCTTGCTGTCTCTGGCTCTTGATATTGACGGGCTTGCCGGAATTGACGCTCTTTGTGCCGATACGGACGGGATAGACGGATCGGAAGACAATGCCGGTGCCTTCGTCAATGGTGACAGCGTATCGGACATGCGCCGGGCCGGCCTCGATCCGGTTGCGCTTCTGGCGGACAATGATGCATGGTCCGCCTTTCATGGCATCAATGCCTTGTTCGTGCCCGGACCGACGGGCACCAATGTGAACGATTTCAGGGCCATTCTGGTGCGCTGACCCGGCGCAAATGGCGTTAATCGAACTTGGTGATTGTTACGCGTTCCAGCCGTTTGACTGCCTGCTGGAGCTGTTCGCGCTCGTCGATCAGATTGAGGGCGACGGCAATGCCGGCCTTGTTCACACCGAGATCGTGGTAGAGGCGCCAGGCGGTGCGCACCCGCGTGATGCTGATCGCGGAGAAACGCCAGCCGGCCGGCGCCTGACCTGCCGGGTCCAGAATACCCTCATCGACAAGTTCAACCACCCATTCGGCGCGCACGCCGCATGACCGGCACAGTTCAGCGAGGCTGACGGCCTCGATCACCTCGGCGGAAACCACTTTTGTCGTCTTGACCATGGTCCTAAACCCCCAGCTTTGCGCGCGGATCGAAATTCATCTGGCTTGCCATTTGTTCGTAAAGGGCACGATCTTCATCATTGTTCACCGGCGGAACCGCGATCTGCAGCACGGCGTAGAGATCGCCGGCGGGGTTTCCCGGAATGCCGCGCCCCTTCAGCCGAAGCTTCTGTCCGGCCCTTGCATTCTTGGGCACGGTCAGTTCGACAACGCCGTTTGGCGTCGGAGCCTTGACCTTGCCGCCGAGCGCGGCTTCCCACGGCGCAATCGGCAGGTCGAAATAGACGTCGCGACCCTCGACCGAATAGGCAGAATCCTCGTTAAACCGGATTTCCAGATACAGGTCTCCTGCGCGCCCTTTTCCGATGCCGGGCGTCCCCTGTCCGGCAAGCCTTATGTGTTGTCCTTCGGTGATGCCCTTCGGGATTTTCACGCGGATTGTCCGGTCCTTGACGGTGACATGGCCGTCCTGATCCATCTCCGGAGCGCGCAGCGAAATTGTCCGCGTTGCGCCCTCATAGGCGTCTTTCAGGTCTATGGTGATGCCGGCATGATGGTCCTGGCCCTGTGCATGAAACGAATGCCGGCTGCGCGGCTGGGCGCCCGGGCCCGCGGCCCTGCCAAAAAGCGATTCAAAGAAGTCGCTGAACGCAGCCTCGTCGGCTTCCGTGTACCCGCCGCCTGAAAACTCAAATCCCTCATTCCAGTCCGGCGGCGCCTGGAAATCCTGTCCGGCTTTCCAGTTGGCGCCGAGCTGATCATAGGCAGCGCGTTTTTCCGGATCCTTCAGGACCTCATACGCCTCGCCTGCCTCTTTGAACTTTTCTTCCGCGCCCGGCTCCTTGTTGACGTCCGGATGGTATTTGCGGGCGATCTTGCGGTAAGCCCGTTTGACCTCATCCTGGGTGGCGTTGCGCTCCAGTCCGAGCGTTTCGTAATAATCCTTGAAATCCATGCGAATTTTCCGGTGCCGGTATGCTGTACTGCTGCGTTGAATCTGACGACCGCTCAGCCTTGCTCCAGGCAACTCTGAATTGTTCCAATGCGTTTGTCCAGATGCGCAAAGGCGAGCGGACGCGCTATAATATCGCAATGGAGACCGGCCGATCCGGTTTGGGTAGAGGTCAGTGACATGAAGCCTTCAGGCGGGATTAAAACCGGATATGACAGCGTGCGCGCGACAGGCACGCAAGGCATTGACGTATCGCGTTACCAGGGAGGAATTGACTGGGCGCAGGTATCAGCTGCGGGAACCCGGTTTGTCGCCATAAAGGCGACCGAAGGCGCGTGCGACTATGCCTATTGCAGCCATTTTGAGACAAATGCCGGGCAGGCCCGCAACAACGGTCTCGCTGTGGGTGGATATCACTTTTTCAGCCCATCTTCCGATGGCAAGGAACAAGCCGATTATTTCCTCCGGATTGCGCAGCCGGCTGCAGGCGATCTGTTGCCCATGCTGGACCTTGAACAGAGCGGAGACGCATCTGCCGCGCAGATTGCCGCGGGCGCGATGGGCTGGCTGCAGACCGTTGAAGGGGCGATCGGCAGGAGACCTTTTTTGTACACAACCGCCAGTTTCTGGAATGAGATCGGTGCACCGAAGGGATTTGAGGCCTATCCTTTGTGGATCGCCGACTACGGCGTCGCCACCCCGGCTCTTCCTGATGGATGGGCGGATTATACCGTCTGGCAATACTCACAGCAGGGCAAACTGGCCGGGGTTTCCGGTCCAGTAGACCTCGATATTCTCAAGAGACCGCTGCGGTCAGTGCTGCTTTGACTGTTTCTGTCCGGGTCAGGGAACGAGAACTGCTGCTCCGTTGAAGTTTCCTGCACGCAGATCGGCGAGTGCGCGATTGGCCTCCGCAAGGGGATAGGAGTGCGTTTCGATCTTGATCGGCGCCTTTGCTGCAAGGTCAAGAAACTCGGTTCCGTCCTGCCGGGTCAGATTGGCGACCGAACGAAGCATCCGTTCCTCCCAGAGGATCGAGTAGGGAAAGGAGGGGATATCGCTCATATGGATGCCCGCGCAGACGACGATGCCGCCTTTTCGTACAGCTCGCAGCGCATCCGGTACCAGGCTTCCGACCGGGGCAAAAATGATTGCCGCGTCGAGTTCTGCAGGCGGATTGTCCTTTGATGATCCGGCCCAGGTGGCGCCCAGCGCGCGGGCAAAGTCCTGTGCGGCCCGATCGTCCGGGCGGCTGAAGGCATAGACCTCTCGCCCCTGATGGACGGCAAGCTGAATGAGGATATGGGCGGCGGCGCCGAAGCCGTAGAGGCCGAGCCGCTTGGCATCGCCGGTCATGCGGTAGGAACGATACCCGATAAGGCCGGCGCACATCAGCGGCGCCAGGGCGGCGGGATCGCCTTTATCGGGCAAGGCGAAGCAATACTGTGCGTCTGCGACGGTGTATTGCGCATAGCCGCCGTCGATCTGATAGCCGGTGAAACCCGGCGCGTCGCAAAGGTTCTCCTCGTCGGCCTGACAATAGGGGCATGTGCCGCAGGTATGGCCGAGCCAGGGAACGCCAATGCGCTGTCCGGACTTTAAGCCCCTGACGTCCTGGCCGGTTTCCACAACCGTGCCGATAATTTCATGGCCGGGAATGATCGGCAGTTTCGGATCGGTGAGATCACCGTCAACAACATGAAGATCGGTGCGGCAAACGCCGCAGGCATGGACCTTGATCAGCACCTGGGTCGGGCCGGGTGACGGTATCGGCACATCGCGCAGGACGAGCCCGGTTTTGGGCTGCTCCAGCACCATAGCCTTCATTTGGTTTTGCTTGTCCATGATTGTTCCGTTCCGCCAGCCATCGTGCCGACAATCAACAGTGCCTCGTAGCCAACGGTACCGCAATAGGGACCCATAGGGGTACGATGAATGTACCCGGTTCCTCCGTGCGACAGACCCGCAAGCTGCGCAAAAAGTGCGGTTACGAACGGGGTGACGACGTTTTTGCCTGCGTGATGATCGGCGGTTGCGGTCATTTTCCCGATATAAGCCGATTGCCTTCAACCGCCTTGATTCCGGTCAAAAGCGGCGGTGATCACCACATTGTGCCCAAGCGTGAGGCCCGTGTGGCAGTCGACCTTGGAACCGGCTAAGCTATGTATGAACGTATGGAACAGGTCGTCGCGATGGAAGAAAAGGACGTAACGGAGCCTTCGGCGCCTGCCGAGTTTGGTGAAGCCCTCTCTGTTGTCGCCCTGGAGCACATGACCGGCCCTTGCCGTGGAACCGTCACGTGGCTGTGGCAACCGGAGGTCTATCTGCGGCTTGGGCCCTATGGGCATATGCATATCACCGAAGGACCCATGAACGAGGCGCGGGAAGGATGGGTTGCCCGAATTTGCCGCGACGGCAATGGCTTCAACATCAGTGCAGTTGACGATCAGCCGCTGTGGATTAACCGGAAACAAGTTGATTCAAAGGTTCTGGAGCATCATGACACGATTGAATTCGGCAATAACGGGCCGATGTCGCGTTGCTATCTCTATGACAATCAGCATCCGATGCGCGAAACCGTTACGGATATTATCGGTGACACGCTTGCCTATTTTCGAAACAGCCGCCAACCGTTCTTCAATCGGCTGATGCGCTCGGCGGGTCAGCTTGCACGGCGGCTGGCGGGTGAAACAACGCTTCTCTTTCGCTTCTCCGTGATCGTGGCGCTCGCTTTTCTCGGTTGGTTTACCTACCAGCAGGGCCGTATCGACACGCTGCTCACGCAACAGGTGGAAAGCGGCGCTGCCGAACTTGAGGCATTTTCCAGCCGGCTGACGCGGGCGCGCGAGGAGGCTTTGACACCGGAAGACCTGACGGCGCTCAGCAGTGAGCTGCGCGATGAGCTCGCGACTACGGCGGAGCGGGTGACGGATATCGAGCGCCGCTCGGAGGCGAGCGCCAATGTCATCGCCGACGCGATGCCGTCGGTGCTGTTCCTGCAAGGGTCATGGGGTTTTAGGGAAAAGGACGGCGAGCGCATGCTGCGCATCGTTGTCGATGAAAACGGCAATCCGTTACCGACAGCTTCGGGTGTCCCGCGCCTGTCGCTGGACGGCACCGGGCCGGTGGCGGAACGCCAGTTTACCGGGACCGGCTTCATGGTCGGCGATAACGGGGCTCTTGTGACAAATCGCCATGTCGGCCTGCCGTGGGAATATGATGCCAATGTCAAAATGATGCTGACCGGCAATCTCGAACCGATCATGACGCGGTTTATCGCCTATGTTCCCGGTGTTCCCGATTCGATCCCGGTTGAGTTCGTGGCCGGAAGCGACGATGCGGATGTTGCGATACTGAGGCAGACCGAGACCGTACTGCAGATCAAGGGGCTGCGGCTTGCGGGCGCGCCGCCGGATCCGGGCGAGGAGATCATCGTCATGGGATATCCGACCGGCCTTCGTTCAATGTTGGCTCAGGCGGGCGAGAGGTTCCTTGAAGATCTGCGCAAGACCGGCGAGACGGGTTTCTGGAGTGTTGCCGAGCGGTTGGCGCTTTCGGGACGTATTCTGCCGCTGGCGAGCCGCGGCATTGTCGGCGGCACGTCAGGCGAGACCATTGCCTACGATGCGGAGACCACCCACGGCGGCAGCGGTGGCCCGGTACTCGATATCAATGGAGAGGTGGTCGCGGTGAACGCTGCCATTCTGCCTGAATATGGCGGCTCCAACCTCGGTGTTCCGGTTGCCAAGGTCCGCGAACTGCTTGAGCGGGCCAAAATGAACTAGGACTATCCTGCAGCAAGGGCATAGCGACCGACCTCCTTGTTGGCGCGGGCCGGCCGCTATGCGGGCATGATCAATAGGACACGCCGACGGCGCGGTTCAGGTAGCGCCCATCCGACAATTGCCGCCTCAGGAAGGCCGCGACATCGGCCCGGGGAATTTTCAGGGACAGGCTGCGGTCATTGGAGCCGAAGTCTTCCCGGTAGGTGCCACGGGCAGGTCCGTCGGTGAAAGCGCTGGGCCGGACCAGTGTCCAGTCAAGGCCGCTCTGCCGCACCAGATCCTCCTGGAGTTCATGATCCTTGAAGACCGGACGCAAGAGTGCGCCGAACATGATGCGTTTCCAGAAGAAGTTCAGGTTGCCCCAGCTTTCATGGGCGCCAAGGGTGGACTGGCAGACAAGGCGGCGGACGCCGTGTCTCTTCATGCCGGCGATAATATTGGCCGTGCCCACCGAACGGATGACGCTTTTGCGGGACATGCCCGATCCGAGGGTAATGACCACGGCATCGTGACCTTTGATCGCACCGGCCACCGATGCCGGGTCCATTGCATTGCCCTCGGTCAGGGTCAGATTGGGGTGCTGGATTTCCAGCTTCTGCGGATGACGGGCGAAGGCCGTGACATGATAGCCTTCGTCCAGCGCCTGCTCGACAAAGAGACGGCCGACCGTGCCGGTGGCTCCGAAGATTATGACTTTCATTTTTCTGCTCCTTTGAGTATGAGTCTTTCTCGACTTTACACTATGTAAAGTTTACACGGTGTCAAATAGGAGATGCTTTACACAATGTCAAGTGACAATCTGGAAACGCGTGAGCGTATCCTGCAGTCGGCCTGGAAATTGCTGGAGGACGGAACGGCCAGCGCGGTGCGTATGTCGGATATTGCCAAGGCCGCGGGTGTCTCGCGGCAGGCGGTTTATCTTCACTTTCCCAAGCGCGCCGAGCTGCTGGTGGCCATGACCCGTTACCTGGACGAGGTGAAAAATGTCGATGGCCGGTTGGAGAAGAGCAGGGGGGCAAGGTCCGGCAGGGATCGACTTGATGCCTTCGTGGAAGCCTGGGGCAACTACATTCCGGAGATTTACGGTGTCGCCAAGGCTCTGCTTGCCATGAAGGACACTGATCTCGAGGCCGAAATGGCATGGAACAACCGGATGGAAGCCGTACGCCAGGGCTGCGAGGCTGCGGTCCGTGATCTGAAGCGCGATGGCGACCTCATGGATGGGCTGACGCAGAAACAGGCAACGGAGCTTTTGTGGATGCTTTTATCGGTGCGGAACTGGGAGCAGCTCACCCGCGAATGCGGCTGGTCGCAGAAGCAATATATCAAGCTGGTAAAGTCCGCAGCGCGCAGGATGCTTGTCGTTCAGCAAGCCGGATAGATTACCGGGTTTGTCGCCGGACTCGGATGTCTATCGAGACGCCGCTATAGTGTGCCGGTGAACCGGCTTATGGAGAATTGGCCGGCAGGGAAGCGATAGATGAGCACAGCGCAGCCTTTTTCGGATGTACAGGCGCATGGGGAATTGCGTCAGGTTCTGCCCGGCATCCATTTCGTGACGGGATCGCTTGCATTGGGGCGGCTCATGCCGGTGCGGTTCAGCCGCAATATGACTGTCATCGCGCAAGACGGGGCTCTGACCCTCATTAACTCGGTTCGGCTTGATGGGGGCGGGCTAAGAGCGCTCGATGCGTTGGGTGAGGTCAAACATGTTGTTCGTCTTGCCGGGTTTCATGGTATGGACGATCCCTTCTACAAGGACCGCTATGGAGCCAAGGTCTGGTCGGTCGACGCTCCATACGTCAAAGGTTTCGGTGAAAATCCCAAGCGCTATTTCGAGGCCGACGCTGTTCTTGACGAGCAGACCGAATTGCCGATCAAAGGCAGCAGGGTTGTCCTTTTCAAGTCGGCACATCCCGGTGAGGGGCTGCTCTTTCTGGACCGGGAAGGCGGTGTCGTCATCTCCGGCGACTGCCTGCAGCACTGGGCGCATACCAATGAATATTTCAATCTGCCGGCCAGAATCATGATGCGGATGATGGGATTTATCAAGCCGCATAATGTCGGACCGGGATGGCTGAAGGCGGCCAAGCCGGACAGGTCTGAAATCCGCAAGGTTTTCAATGGGCTTGAGTTCGAGAACGTCTTGCCGGCCCATGGCGAGCCGGTCATCGGCAATGCCAAAACCAATTATCTGCCGGCTGTTGAGGCACTATGACAAATCTACCCTATGAACGCATCGTTGTCTTGACTGGGGCAGGCCTTTCAGCTGAATCCGGTCTTTCGACATTCCGTGACAAGGACGGCATCTGGTCGAAAGTCCGGATTGAAGACGTTGCTACACCCGAGGCGTTCGCCCGCGATCCGCAAGGCGTCCTTGATTTCTATAACGGGCGGCGCAATGGCGCGGGCGAGGTGGAGCCGAACGCTGCCCATGCGGCCCTTGCGCGTCTCGAAGCGGAGCACAAGGGAGACGTTCTGACGGTCACGCAGAACATTGATCCCCTTCACGAGGCGGCGGGCACGCGGAACCTCGTCCATATGCACGGCGAAATTCGCAAGGTACT
This portion of the Hoeflea prorocentri genome encodes:
- a CDS encoding zinc-dependent alcohol dehydrogenase family protein; the encoded protein is MKAMVLEQPKTGLVLRDVPIPSPGPTQVLIKVHACGVCRTDLHVVDGDLTDPKLPIIPGHEIIGTVVETGQDVRGLKSGQRIGVPWLGHTCGTCPYCQADEENLCDAPGFTGYQIDGGYAQYTVADAQYCFALPDKGDPAALAPLMCAGLIGYRSYRMTGDAKRLGLYGFGAAAHILIQLAVHQGREVYAFSRPDDRAAQDFARALGATWAGSSKDNPPAELDAAIIFAPVGSLVPDALRAVRKGGIVVCAGIHMSDIPSFPYSILWEERMLRSVANLTRQDGTEFLDLAAKAPIKIETHSYPLAEANRALADLRAGNFNGAAVLVP
- a CDS encoding S1 family peptidase produces the protein MYERMEQVVAMEEKDVTEPSAPAEFGEALSVVALEHMTGPCRGTVTWLWQPEVYLRLGPYGHMHITEGPMNEAREGWVARICRDGNGFNISAVDDQPLWINRKQVDSKVLEHHDTIEFGNNGPMSRCYLYDNQHPMRETVTDIIGDTLAYFRNSRQPFFNRLMRSAGQLARRLAGETTLLFRFSVIVALAFLGWFTYQQGRIDTLLTQQVESGAAELEAFSSRLTRAREEALTPEDLTALSSELRDELATTAERVTDIERRSEASANVIADAMPSVLFLQGSWGFREKDGERMLRIVVDENGNPLPTASGVPRLSLDGTGPVAERQFTGTGFMVGDNGALVTNRHVGLPWEYDANVKMMLTGNLEPIMTRFIAYVPGVPDSIPVEFVAGSDDADVAILRQTETVLQIKGLRLAGAPPDPGEEIIVMGYPTGLRSMLAQAGERFLEDLRKTGETGFWSVAERLALSGRILPLASRGIVGGTSGETIAYDAETTHGGSGGPVLDINGEVVAVNAAILPEYGGSNLGVPVAKVRELLERAKMN
- a CDS encoding methyl-accepting chemotaxis protein codes for the protein MLSSNSALVLSALHKSLAIIEFDLNGNILDANQNFCTALGYDRAEIVGKHHSMFVKPSEAQSAEYQEFWSRLRSGEFQSGEYRRFGKDGNEVWIQATYNAVLGRGGKPSKIVKCATDITEATLKAMEDGAKLEAISRAQAIIEFDPTGVILTANENFCATVGYGLEEIVGQHHRMFVDPEYAKQPEYDAFWKRLAEGEFVAEEFKRFGKGNKEIWIQASYNPIFDADGKVIKVVKFATDITGRVHAVNEIGKSLTRLAEGDLLQRIEEPFIPSLDSLRSDFNNSVERLEAALNQVGLNASVIMGGTSEIKSASDELARRTEQQAASVEETAAAVEQIAATVKTTAQRAEEAGNLSQTTKSEAEKSGSVVDEAVLAMDEIKDSSDKIANIIGMIDDIAFQTNLLALNAGVEAARAGEAGKGFAVVAQEVRELAQRSASAAKDIRALITTSGGQVQSGVDLVAETGQALKSIVSSIVEVTDHVSAIVEASQEQSNGLDEINRAVNTIDEGTQQNAAMAEEATAASHTLESEAVALSNMLKQFRLTAAKSIAAKTEVPQSSPAKPAAAAMPAFDGNAAVDSDNWAEF
- a CDS encoding NAD(P)-dependent oxidoreductase encodes the protein MKVIIFGATGTVGRLFVEQALDEGYHVTAFARHPQKLEIQHPNLTLTEGNAMDPASVAGAIKGHDAVVITLGSGMSRKSVIRSVGTANIIAGMKRHGVRRLVCQSTLGAHESWGNLNFFWKRIMFGALLRPVFKDHELQEDLVRQSGLDWTLVRPSAFTDGPARGTYREDFGSNDRSLSLKIPRADVAAFLRRQLSDGRYLNRAVGVSY
- a CDS encoding glycoside hydrolase family 25 protein, encoding MKPSGGIKTGYDSVRATGTQGIDVSRYQGGIDWAQVSAAGTRFVAIKATEGACDYAYCSHFETNAGQARNNGLAVGGYHFFSPSSDGKEQADYFLRIAQPAAGDLLPMLDLEQSGDASAAQIAAGAMGWLQTVEGAIGRRPFLYTTASFWNEIGAPKGFEAYPLWIADYGVATPALPDGWADYTVWQYSQQGKLAGVSGPVDLDILKRPLRSVLL
- a CDS encoding DnaJ C-terminal domain-containing protein, coding for MDFKDYYETLGLERNATQDEVKRAYRKIARKYHPDVNKEPGAEEKFKEAGEAYEVLKDPEKRAAYDQLGANWKAGQDFQAPPDWNEGFEFSGGGYTEADEAAFSDFFESLFGRAAGPGAQPRSRHSFHAQGQDHHAGITIDLKDAYEGATRTISLRAPEMDQDGHVTVKDRTIRVKIPKGITEGQHIRLAGQGTPGIGKGRAGDLYLEIRFNEDSAYSVEGRDVYFDLPIAPWEAALGGKVKAPTPNGVVELTVPKNARAGQKLRLKGRGIPGNPAGDLYAVLQIAVPPVNNDEDRALYEQMASQMNFDPRAKLGV
- a CDS encoding chaperone modulator CbpM — encoded protein: MVKTTKVVSAEVIEAVSLAELCRSCGVRAEWVVELVDEGILDPAGQAPAGWRFSAISITRVRTAWRLYHDLGVNKAGIAVALNLIDEREQLQQAVKRLERVTITKFD
- a CDS encoding alanine/glycine:cation symporter family protein, encoding MPVIHDAVSQINGIVWGVPMLVLLLGVGIYLTVGLRLLTLFRLPLGFRLLRKGLALGDGEGEISPFNALMTSLAATIGTGNIAGVATAIFLGGPGAIFWMWMTALVGMATKYAEAVCAVHYRKEDERGKHVGGPMYYIRYGLGENWKWLAACFALLAGIAGFGIGNLVQSNSIAHALEVNFSVPPWLTGMVLVCLAGAVLVGGIERIATVAGRLVPLMAVAYILVSLVVLVIHAAEIPAAFGLIFTHAFSPTAATGGFAGAAVWAAIRFGVARGIFSNEAGLGSAPIAHAAAKTKGPVSQGLIAMLGTFIDTIIVCSFTALAIIVTGAWTSGETGAALTSHAFSLALPGLGGYIIAISLAVFAFTTMLGWSYYCERSFQYLMGVRIIMPFRIAWSLAALVGATSQLGFVWLLADTLNAFMAIPNLIALVLLSPVVFRLTRQFFDTRGGSENNPF
- a CDS encoding glycerate kinase type-2 family protein, which produces MTAEPRSLLTSMFDAAIAAADPDLTIRAHLPRRQRGRTVVVGAGKGVAQLARALENHWDGPLEGVVVTRYGFGVDCRQIKVLEAAHPVPDEAGLDGATRLLEAVRGLGPDDLVIALICGGASALLPCPADGLSLNEEIEVNRALLASGAPISAMNAIRKQISKIKGGRLAAAAHPARVVSLIVSDIPGDNPADVGSGPTVADATTALDALGAVERYRIALPSRIISHIKDARSPAPAPEDPALQDHEHAVIASAGVSLEAAAKKAREMGLEAAILSDSIEGEARESAHVHAAMAREIVMRNRPFKKPIVLLSGGETTVTLRGEGKGGRNTEFLLSLALDIDGLAGIDALCADTDGIDGSEDNAGAFVNGDSVSDMRRAGLDPVALLADNDAWSAFHGINALFVPGPTGTNVNDFRAILVR